CTTTGGCCGGGTTGTGAGCCATGGTGTATTCCGCACGTCTGCGACACGCCATCGGCCTGCTGCGTTCATCGCTGGAACAGGCCGGACTGGGCCTGCAATCGCCCCGCTTCGCCGAACATGGCGAACACGAGCCGGATCCGGACGCGCCCATCGTGCTGGTCGCCTGCTCCGGAGGCCGGGATTCGACGGCTCTGGCCGCGGTGGCGCTGCGGGTGTGCGCCTCGCTGGGACTGCGTTGCGGCGCCGTGGTCGTCGACCATGGCCTGCAGGCGGATTCGGCGCGGGTGGCGCGTGAGACGGCCGACCGTTGCCGTGCGCTGGGATTGTCGCCGGTATCCGTGCGTACGGTCGAGGTGACGCCCGACGGCGAAGGCATGGAGTCCGCCGCCCGCAAGGCGCGGTATGCCGCATTGATCGACGAGGCGCGTTCATGCGCCCCCCGCAGTGTGGTCGCGCTGGCCCATACGCGCGACGACCAAGCCGAAACCGTGCTGATGGGGTTGCTGCGCTCCGGCGGTGTGGACGCGCTCGCCGGCATGCCCCCGCGTTTCGACCGCGGCGGCGTCACCTTCCTGCGGCCGTGGCTGGCCATGTCCCGCGCGGATACCACCGGCATCTGCGAGGATCTGGATCTGGAGTACTGGGACGATCCGACCAACGGCGATGACGCGGTCAGACGCGGGCACGGCGACGGGGAAGCGGGCGGCGAGCGGACGGTGCTTTCGCGAAGCGACGCCGAACTGCCCCGCGATTATCCGTTGCGCTCACGCGTACGCCAT
Above is a window of Bifidobacterium eulemuris DNA encoding:
- the tilS gene encoding tRNA lysidine(34) synthetase TilS; this encodes MVYSARLRHAIGLLRSSLEQAGLGLQSPRFAEHGEHEPDPDAPIVLVACSGGRDSTALAAVALRVCASLGLRCGAVVVDHGLQADSARVARETADRCRALGLSPVSVRTVEVTPDGEGMESAARKARYAALIDEARSCAPRSVVALAHTRDDQAETVLMGLLRSGGVDALAGMPPRFDRGGVTFLRPWLAMSRADTTGICEDLDLEYWDDPTNGDDAVRRGHGDGEAGGERTVLSRSDAELPRDYPLRSRVRHDLIPYIERFSDADIVGHLAEGANQARLDRDCLDDLADRLAQRCVIWHAVEGEAVRFDARALAEAHPAIRRRVVAHALSRAGIACSMKQVEAIDALVGDWHGQGGVALPRGYSANRKKHVIRVCQDGAHANR